The following are encoded in a window of Phragmites australis chromosome 22, lpPhrAust1.1, whole genome shotgun sequence genomic DNA:
- the LOC133905501 gene encoding uncharacterized protein LOC133905501 isoform X1, with protein MAQAAVESALSGGSLIGRQTVVPRMKRKTPSELRGEQLKRHTSEKPANDQLPPSTAFDRSSNGLRNTEQQKISKYINTRVTEVFPVKKPRNLGKENCKDTLQNNDKVPKSVDATTTSNFASSSLPCGHGDSAKLESSVPSTTEAAKPGFKKVEKCSENALRSVSELHVGDEKQTGSNKFDMEKVLKGFGARDSFVVSRLNAPNVQVGDAVLKSSDMCPSKITIPGKRAPLDFTLKTTLQFVSSSSVKWCHKLNTSFGRSSITGAIAQSCRRGCQNLECPRPESKKEFLFSKALQSWVYPQSLLPSSIISVMLSSTARGESDFLLKRHQDWEDSFQNLYYMLRKNMLNIFYVYTTQFVALFIGGKCLEKKQSCSAYLSQSTRGLRSLLRKYGVCFSMPLCNAEVEQVTEDDLIELSEIQRRNLGQALHLDALSDVDNTTQSLLSFTGKESVHGLYDVLLNYKSLLNSLSAADVPVLYSPQPFQNGCLHIPEVKCREMRKADTGLLYSGGFDTELGSAFAPSTGNICYSLEIKDAVLPPWVVSGICAAMSSDASFDLTIATEPSSMGLNVALNSMGTNAPPEAPPSDGRASFGVPDAVLVPSLHSASLRRLSYTDGEYVAYTTV; from the exons ATGGCGCAGGCTGCTGTTGAATCCGCTCTGAGTGGTGGCTCATTGATTGGGAGGCAGACGGTGGTTCcaaggatgaagaggaagacaCCCTCGGAACTGAGA GGTGAGCAATTGAAGCGGCACACTTCTGAAAAGCCAGCGAATGATCAGTTACCGCCTTCTACTGCATTTGATAG GTCAAGCAATGGACTTCGGAATACAGAACAACAAAAGATATCCAAATACATCAACACTCGTGTTACGGAGGTGTTCCCTGTGAAAAAACCAAGAAACCTTGGAAAGGAAAATTGTAAG GATACCTTGCAGAATAATGATAAGGTTCCTAAGTCTGTTGATGCTACGACGACTTCAAATTTTGCATCATCTTCACTTCCATG TGGTCATGGTGACTCTGCTAAGTTGGAGTCTTCTGTTCCATCAACGACGGAGGCGGCAAAACCAGGTTTCAAGAAAGTTGAGAAATGCAGTGAAAATGCTTTGCGGAGTGTATCTGAGCTTCATGTTGGCGATGAGAAGCAGACTGGTTCTAACAAATTTGATATG GAAAAAGTATTGAAAGGGTTTGGAGCTCGTGATTCTTTTGTGGTTTCTAGGCTCAATGCCCCTAACGTACAAGTTGGTGATGCTGTGCTGAAGTCATCAGACATGTGCCCTTCTAAGATCACCATTCCAGGAAAAAGAGCTCCTTTGGATTTTACCTTGAAAACTACTTTGCAGTTTGTTTCATCATCGTCTGTGAAATG GTGTCACAAGCTCAATACAAGTTTTGGTAGGAGCAGCATCACTGGAGCCATTGCTCAGAGCTGTCGTCGTGGGTGTCAAAATTTAGAGTGCCCAAGACCTGAGAGCAAAAAGGAGTTCTTGTTCTCGAAGGCACTACAATCATGGGTATATCCGCAATcattgttgccttcttccatcaTATCTGTCATGCTCTCATCAACTGCACGAGGAG AAAGCGACTTTCTTCTCAAAAGGCATCAGGACTGGGAAGATTCGTTTCAGAATCTTTACTACATGCTCCGGAAGAATATGTTGAATATATTTTATG TTTATACGACACAATTTGTTGCTCTCTTCATCGGTGGAAAGTGTTTGGAGAAAAAGCAGTCCTGTAGTGCCTACTTATCACAATCTACACGTGGCCTACGCTCATTACTACGGAAATAT GGTGTCTGCTTTTCTATGCCTCTTTGCAATGCTGAAGTGGAGCAGGTTACTGAAGATGACCTTATTGAACTTTCAGAAATCCAAAGGCGCAATCTGGGCCAG GCACTCCATTTAGATGCTTTATCTGATGTGGACAACACCACACAGTCACTCCTTTCTTTTACTGGCAAGGAGAGCGTTCACGGCTTATATGATGTTTTGTTGAACTACAA GTCCTTGCTGAACTCTTTATCTGCTGCAGACGTCCCAGTCTTATATTCACCGCAGCCATTTCAAAATGGCTGTCTACATATTCCAGAG GTGAAATGCAGGGAGATGAGGAAAGCTGATACGGGGCTGCTCTATTCCGGTGGGTTTGACACCGAGCTGGGATCAGCCTTTGCTCCTTCGACGGGCAATATCTGCTACAGCTTGGAGATAAAGGACGCGGTTCTTCCACCATGGGTTGTCTCTGGAATCTGCGCTGCTATGAGCTCAGACGCAAGCTTCGATCTAAC AATCGCTACTGAGCCGTCGTCGATGGGCTTGAACGTTGCCCTCAACTCCATGGGCACGAACGCTCCGCCTGAGGCGCCGCCCTCCGACGGTCGTGCATCGTTCGGCGTCCCTGACGCTGTGCTGGTTCCGTCCTTGCACTCCGCCTCGCTTCGGCGCCTCAGCTACACGGACGGCGAGTACGTCGCGTACACGACCGTGTGA
- the LOC133905501 gene encoding uncharacterized protein LOC133905501 isoform X2, with translation MAQAAVESALSGGSLIGRQTVVPRMKRKTPSELRGEQLKRHTSEKPANDQLPPSTAFDRSSNGLRNTEQQKISKYINTRVTEVFPVKKPRNLGKENCKNNDKVPKSVDATTTSNFASSSLPCGHGDSAKLESSVPSTTEAAKPGFKKVEKCSENALRSVSELHVGDEKQTGSNKFDMEKVLKGFGARDSFVVSRLNAPNVQVGDAVLKSSDMCPSKITIPGKRAPLDFTLKTTLQFVSSSSVKWCHKLNTSFGRSSITGAIAQSCRRGCQNLECPRPESKKEFLFSKALQSWVYPQSLLPSSIISVMLSSTARGESDFLLKRHQDWEDSFQNLYYMLRKNMLNIFYVYTTQFVALFIGGKCLEKKQSCSAYLSQSTRGLRSLLRKYGVCFSMPLCNAEVEQVTEDDLIELSEIQRRNLGQALHLDALSDVDNTTQSLLSFTGKESVHGLYDVLLNYKSLLNSLSAADVPVLYSPQPFQNGCLHIPEVKCREMRKADTGLLYSGGFDTELGSAFAPSTGNICYSLEIKDAVLPPWVVSGICAAMSSDASFDLTIATEPSSMGLNVALNSMGTNAPPEAPPSDGRASFGVPDAVLVPSLHSASLRRLSYTDGEYVAYTTV, from the exons ATGGCGCAGGCTGCTGTTGAATCCGCTCTGAGTGGTGGCTCATTGATTGGGAGGCAGACGGTGGTTCcaaggatgaagaggaagacaCCCTCGGAACTGAGA GGTGAGCAATTGAAGCGGCACACTTCTGAAAAGCCAGCGAATGATCAGTTACCGCCTTCTACTGCATTTGATAG GTCAAGCAATGGACTTCGGAATACAGAACAACAAAAGATATCCAAATACATCAACACTCGTGTTACGGAGGTGTTCCCTGTGAAAAAACCAAGAAACCTTGGAAAGGAAAATTGTAAG AATAATGATAAGGTTCCTAAGTCTGTTGATGCTACGACGACTTCAAATTTTGCATCATCTTCACTTCCATG TGGTCATGGTGACTCTGCTAAGTTGGAGTCTTCTGTTCCATCAACGACGGAGGCGGCAAAACCAGGTTTCAAGAAAGTTGAGAAATGCAGTGAAAATGCTTTGCGGAGTGTATCTGAGCTTCATGTTGGCGATGAGAAGCAGACTGGTTCTAACAAATTTGATATG GAAAAAGTATTGAAAGGGTTTGGAGCTCGTGATTCTTTTGTGGTTTCTAGGCTCAATGCCCCTAACGTACAAGTTGGTGATGCTGTGCTGAAGTCATCAGACATGTGCCCTTCTAAGATCACCATTCCAGGAAAAAGAGCTCCTTTGGATTTTACCTTGAAAACTACTTTGCAGTTTGTTTCATCATCGTCTGTGAAATG GTGTCACAAGCTCAATACAAGTTTTGGTAGGAGCAGCATCACTGGAGCCATTGCTCAGAGCTGTCGTCGTGGGTGTCAAAATTTAGAGTGCCCAAGACCTGAGAGCAAAAAGGAGTTCTTGTTCTCGAAGGCACTACAATCATGGGTATATCCGCAATcattgttgccttcttccatcaTATCTGTCATGCTCTCATCAACTGCACGAGGAG AAAGCGACTTTCTTCTCAAAAGGCATCAGGACTGGGAAGATTCGTTTCAGAATCTTTACTACATGCTCCGGAAGAATATGTTGAATATATTTTATG TTTATACGACACAATTTGTTGCTCTCTTCATCGGTGGAAAGTGTTTGGAGAAAAAGCAGTCCTGTAGTGCCTACTTATCACAATCTACACGTGGCCTACGCTCATTACTACGGAAATAT GGTGTCTGCTTTTCTATGCCTCTTTGCAATGCTGAAGTGGAGCAGGTTACTGAAGATGACCTTATTGAACTTTCAGAAATCCAAAGGCGCAATCTGGGCCAG GCACTCCATTTAGATGCTTTATCTGATGTGGACAACACCACACAGTCACTCCTTTCTTTTACTGGCAAGGAGAGCGTTCACGGCTTATATGATGTTTTGTTGAACTACAA GTCCTTGCTGAACTCTTTATCTGCTGCAGACGTCCCAGTCTTATATTCACCGCAGCCATTTCAAAATGGCTGTCTACATATTCCAGAG GTGAAATGCAGGGAGATGAGGAAAGCTGATACGGGGCTGCTCTATTCCGGTGGGTTTGACACCGAGCTGGGATCAGCCTTTGCTCCTTCGACGGGCAATATCTGCTACAGCTTGGAGATAAAGGACGCGGTTCTTCCACCATGGGTTGTCTCTGGAATCTGCGCTGCTATGAGCTCAGACGCAAGCTTCGATCTAAC AATCGCTACTGAGCCGTCGTCGATGGGCTTGAACGTTGCCCTCAACTCCATGGGCACGAACGCTCCGCCTGAGGCGCCGCCCTCCGACGGTCGTGCATCGTTCGGCGTCCCTGACGCTGTGCTGGTTCCGTCCTTGCACTCCGCCTCGCTTCGGCGCCTCAGCTACACGGACGGCGAGTACGTCGCGTACACGACCGTGTGA